The genome window GGTTAATAGAACTGGATCGACGCACGATGCCATGCACTTCATAGTCTTTTTCTAATAGGAGTTCTGCAAGATATGAGCCGTCTTGCCCTGTAATGCCAGTAATTAAAGCCTTTTTCATTGGTTGTGACCTCATTCTTTAAGGGACTTAGCCCAGCTTGTCTAGCTCAGCTTTTACCATTTTTTCGATAATTAACGGGAATGGGACACTATTTTCCCAGCCCAGAATCCTTTTTGCCTTGCCGGGGTTACCACAGGGATGATTTGGTTCTACAACTTTTATGAGAGAGGGGTCATGTTCAACATAGTCCTTCCAGTTCAAGTCCAAGACTTTGAAGGCGGTCTCAACAAGATCTTTGACGGTATGAGTGACACCAGTGGCTAAGATAAAGTCATCAACAGTTTCAGCCTGAAGCATCAGCCACATTCCCTTTACATAGTCTGGTGCCCAACCCCAATCACGACGTCCTGTTAGCGCACCTAATGTCAGTTTTCTTTGTTTTCCCTTTTTGATTTGAGCAACTCCACGAGCAATTTTTTGAGTGACAAATTGAGGCCCTCTTCTAGGGGATTCATGATTGTAGAGGATTGCGGAGCAAGTTTTTAAACCGTAGGCGATCCGGTATATACTGCACATTTGGTGCGAAAATTCTTTGGCTGCACCGTAAGGCGTGGTTGGTCGGAGAGGGGTGAGCTCATCCTGAGGGGTATGGGTTGGTGATCCAAATATCTCGCTACTCGATGGGTAAAGAAATTTGGGTGGTTCAGGTAAATCGCGAATGATTTCAAGAAGTTTGAGAGTAGCCATGCCAATGCTTTCTACTGTGGCTTCAGGAAGCTCTAAGCTAATTCTGGGGCTAGATTGACCCGCTAAGTGATAAAATTCTGTAGGTCTAACTTTAGCAATAAGCCTGCGTAAATGAGTCGTATCTTCAAATGACCCATGATGAATAAAAAGTTTTTTATTATAAATGGAATCATCAGATATAAGGTGGCCTATATTTCCAGTAGCCAAACGGTCTGGTCTATGAACGAGTCCATGAACAGCATACTCTTTGTCTAAGAGTAACTCGGTTAGGTATGAGCCATCTTGTCCCGTAATGCCAGTGATAAAAGCAACATTTTCCATACAGTGATGCTGGAATCATGCATGTTTTATGTATCTTTAAAAGCGCTTTTAGCACGATTAAGGATCGCTTTGATACGTGTAAGTATAGAGTTGTTGCACAGTTGCTGTAGTGATAAAAATCAATTTATTTCTCACGTAATCAACGAGTTGTGCCGATATTTATAACATAAAATGCAAGTATTGAATTGGATAAAGGAAACTCTATGAAAAGACTAAAATTAATTGTAAGCACAGCTATATTGGGAGGTTTATTGATAGGGTGTACGGAAGAGGTCAAGAAAGACCCTCATGTAGAATTAGACAATGCATTAAAAGCATTTGAATATGCAAGTAAGATGGAGAGAAATGTTGCTAAAAGGAATTATGATGGAGCCATAGAGGAATTAGACAATATTGCGAAAATCTACAAGTCAGGCATGTTTTCCTTTGGATCGGGTAAATTCTCTAGCAAAGAACATGATGAGAAAGCGCTTATTGCCATGGAAGAACTTTTTTCGGCAGTCCGTGTACTAAGAAGTCAAGTAAGGCAAATGAAAACGAAGAGGGTGACAAAAGAGCAAAAGGCACAATACCAAGTTAATGTTGAGCAATTGCTAAATACTCTTCCTAAAATTGCATTAGCACATTATGATAAGAAGTCGGCGTTTTATGTCGCTCCTCCAAGGGCTAAGCTCCAGGCCATGCGCAATAAACTAAGAGCACTATCTTACAGAAGCCCTGACCAAACAAAATTTGCAGCTGGTCAGATGATTGCTTCTATAAATAAGTTGCTTAGGGGCTAAGCATTTAGCCAGCATGATAGAATTGAACTTGTAGGAAACGCACAAGATTCTGTTCAGGCCTACAAGGCTCTCTAGCACAATTCGGGTTTAAAGTCTTAATCGATGGTAGAGCTTTAATCTCTTGCTTAAATTTTACCCAATTGTTACAAACGTAGTAATTCTGTAATAGAATTACTATACAATGGTAAATAGGAGATTGGTGGTCATCTAATAAATTATCGTCCTGAAGGTGGTTTAATTTAAATAGCGAACTAAAGATATGGTAAACCTTAAAAACAAGACGAACGTGCTTTTTGTGTGTGATCATAATAAGTTTCGTAGTCCAACTGCAAAGCGGCTATATTCTCATAATGAGGACCTAGAGGTGAAATCCCTAGGAATCAGGAGTAGCAAAAAGTCACTTTTTTGGCGAAGAGTTTTTAAATGGGCAGACCGAATTTTTGTGATGGAGCCACATCATAAGGCCCTGGTCCGTCGGGAGTTACATCATTTATTTGGTGAGGAAGTGTACAGGGAAATTATATGTCTTTATATTCCTGACCGTTATCCTTACCTGGATGGTCGGTTATTAGGTATTTTGGAGGGACATCTTTCCCTTTATCTTGGCCCACCATCTTTTTCCCCTCAACCAGCGCTTAGAAGAAGTAAAGTAATAAAGTATCATCATCGAAACTACTCTCAAAATAGAGCTTGGATGGCTGCCTAGAGTGATTGGCTTTAATCTATAAAAGAATTATTCTGAACGAAGTGCGGTGGCAATATCAAGATGAGCTGCTTTATATGCCGGATAAAGAGCCGCTACTAAAGCGATAACAAGTACCCAGAATGGTGTCTGCATAATCACAGACCACGGTGTGTGCCATTCTATAGTCCACCTAAAAAAGGCAACATTGACAACGTTATCAAGTATATAGGCTAGTAGGAAACCTCCTATTAGACCTAAAAAGCTTCCTACTATTGCAATATGTGAAGCCTCTATCAAGATGATATGGATAACTTGCATTCTTGCCCCTCCGGTGGATCGGATAATACCGATTTCTCTCGAGCGCTCACTTGCCAGTAAATATAGAGTAAGAAAGATACCCAATCCCGCAACCAGTAAGGCAATAAATCGTAAAATGTAAGTCACGGAAAAAGTTTGATCAAAAATATGCATGGCTTTGGTGCGAAGTTGGTGATTAGAGAAAGTAACGAAATTTCCTTGAGAGGATAATCTCTCTCGTAGTTTGATTTGAGTTTTTTGGGATTCTGAGGTGTCGTGAAGATAGATGGCTAGGCTGTTGACATCGTCAGTTTGCCACCAGTTGTGAAAAAGTTGGATATCCATTAAAATGACGCCCTGTTCCGTGTCATAGTCATTGTATATGGCAATGACTTTGGGTGATTTGATTCCAGATGGAGTGTGTAATGTTAAAGTATCACCTGGCTGGTGACTAAAGCGTTTTGCAAAAGTATCCGAAATGAAGACAGAATTTCCTTCAACAGCTCTTTTTAGAGGGTTGTCAGAGATACTACTAAGTATGCGAGGGGGGTGATACTCATTCATAATCTCTAGATTTGTTGCTGATACTTGAGTCATCATATTCTCGTCTGAGTTGGGGGGGTAAGGAATTTTGATCTCCCTGTAAGTATTGAGCTCTTTGATATTTGAGTTTTTCCTAACGGCCTGAATGGTGTTATCCGGTAACGGGTTTGGTGTATTGAGTTCAATGTTTGCGATGGATGTAACATAGATATCTGCTTGAATGGTTCGATCAATCCAGCTTGTTACGGTTTCTCGAAAACTATAAATCATAATAGACATGCCTATCATCATTGAAAGGGCACTAACTAATGCGGATATGCTAATGGCATGGCGATGAAGCGAACTTATGAAAAATTGGTGCCCGAGATTTAAAATGGGGTGATGAGAGGTAAGTTTTTTTGAAAGTGCTGAGTAAATATGGTGTATACTGTTGCAACAAATAGGGACTAAGAAAGCCAATCCTAATAAGGCACAGAAAGAGCAAACAAAGCTTAGCCATGGCAGGCGAGAGTTCACACTAACCCAGCCTGTTAAAGTAGCGAGAATCAAGAGGCCAATACCTATATTCGTAAACCGCAGTATAGCAAGCTTGGTCTTTTGTCGTAGGTGTCCAAAATTAATAGCTTGGACTGGTTCAACTCTAGAAGCTTCGCGTGCTGGAAGCCATGCAGCTAGAATAATAGCTAAGAGACCAGTTAAGATCGTAATAAGAATGTTGTTGCTGTCGATTTGTGCAGATTCCATCTGCAAAATCATATAGAGTGAAGTAATGCTTTTTGACACTCCTGTGACAAGATATTGTGATAGCCAGTAGCCTCCTATAATGCCAATTAGGATTCCAGGTATTCCCGCTATAACAGCTTCAAGGATGAATAAAGATTGGATTTCGTACCGTTGTAAGCCTAATGCTCTAAGGATACCAATTTCAGTGCGACGCTGTATGACTGATACCGCAACAGTATTATAAATTAAAAACATCCCTACCATTAGTGCAATCATAGAAAGGGCCAGAAGGTTTAGTTGAAAAGCACCAATCATCTTTTCAGCTTGCTCAGAACGCATTTTTGGCGAATTGGCAGTGACATGAGGAGGTAAGTGATCAGACAGTTGCTCTTTTAAAAGTTGGATATTTGATATCAAATCCTTTCCTTTGCCTTTGACGAGGCAGTCAATCCTATGGAGTTTTCCTTCTGGTTTTGTGAGGCCAAATAATGATTGAGCATGTGCTATATCAATAAGCGCAATATTCTCGTTACTGCTAACACTATCTTGTGAAAAATCTATTGTCTTATGCAGCATGAAGGCGTGTCTTCTGCCGCCAAATTTTGTTTCAAGAGTTTGTCCAATCTTCAGGTTAAGGCGTTTTGCAAGAGTTTTGGAAAGGATGATAGCATTTGGCTGAGTGAAGAAAGGCTGAGCCTCAGAGGAATTATCAGTTGGTTGAATCAAAAAAGTATTGAAGGGCTTGTTACTAATGGGGTCTATTCCAAGGAACCTTAGGTGTTCACCGGGGTGGTTGGGTAAAGTGATAATTTTTTCAATGATAGGAGTAGCCGCAAGGATTTGAGGTTGTTCAAGTATAGTCGGATAAAGAGAATCTGAAAATGGGGTACCATGACCATCAATAGTAAAATTTGCTTTCCCAGAAACTAGGTCTATGGATGAGCGAAATGAGCTATTAGCGCTGGAATTGGTAATCTTGATGCTAACAAATACAGATATTCCAAGCGCCACTCCTAGAATATTTAGTAGCGTTAAAGTTTTGTGTCGGGAAAAATGACGAAGGCTATGCTTGAGGATAAGTAGAAAAATTTTCACTGATGGTATAGACAATTAGCTACTTTTTCTAATCCACAATCCTTCCATCTTGCATGTGAACAGTACGATGTGCAGTGTCGGCAATTTCCTTGCTATGAGTGACCATGATGATTGTTGTATTAAATTTTTTTCCAAGTTTTTTGAAGAGAGATACGATTTGATGGCTAGAGTGTGAGTCCAGATTGCCTGTTGGTTCGTCAGCAAGTAATAATTTGGGACTATGAACTAAAGCACGAATGAGTGCCGCACGCTGCATTTGACCCCCTGATAATTGATGGAGTTGGTGATGACGTCGATCGGAGAGTTTAACTTGTTCTATAAGAGAAAGAGCGAAATTTCGTTTTTTGTGATCAAAGTTGGACGAAAGTTGTAGAGGTAAAAAAATATTCTCTTCTACAGTTAGAGTTGGTAGAAGATTAAAAAACTGGAATACGAAGCCGATGCTTTTTCTGCGTAGCTCAGTAATTTGAGAGTCCGTCAAGTTGGTGATGTCTTTGTCCTCGATAAAAATAGATCCTTCATCTAGACGGTCTAGTCCACCTAGGCAATGTAGCAAGGTGCTTTTGCCACAGCCACTTGGCCCCATGATAGCAAGAAATTCACCGGTTGGAATATTAAGAGAGATATGATCGAGTGCGGTGATAGGTTCACTCGTTGCTACTGTGGCGGAATACTTTTTACACGCCTTTTCGACCCTAACCATTTGTCTTAATCTGGCATGGTGAATGCATTTGTCAAAGTTGGATGGCTGCTTAGAATGTTAATTATTTTCCATTTGCTGAATGAGCTTGGCAACTAGTCCCGTCCATCCTGTTTGGTGGGAAGCGCCAATGCCCCGACCGTTATCTCCATGAAAGTACTCATAGAAGAGAATATGATCTTTAAAGTGAGGGTCACTCTGGATGCCTTTGTGATGACCGTAGATCGGCCTATTTCCTCGCTCATCTTTTAAAAATAGGTTTATGAGACGACTCGATAATTCATTAGCAACTTGAAGAATAGTGACAAAATTACCTGAGCCTGTTGGGTACTCAATTTTGAAATCATTCCCATAGTAATGATGAAATTTCTGTAAAGATTCAATAATCAAGTAATTGACTGGAAACCATACAGGTCCTCTCCAATTGGAATTGCCACCAAACATTCCATTCGTAGACTCTGCTGGCGAATAAGTGACATCTAGACAGTTGCCGTGAAGGGAAAAGCAGTAGGGATTATTTTTATAGTAGCGAGATAGACCTCTGATACCATATGGAGAAAGAAATTCACTCTCATCCAACATGCGTCTCAATAAACATTTCATTCTGTGGCCTCTGAGAAGGGAGAGTAGTCTGCGTTGTCCAGCCCCTTCAACTT of Verrucomicrobiota bacterium contains these proteins:
- a CDS encoding GDP-mannose 4,6-dehydratase, with protein sequence MENVAFITGITGQDGSYLTELLLDKEYAVHGLVHRPDRLATGNIGHLISDDSIYNKKLFIHHGSFEDTTHLRRLIAKVRPTEFYHLAGQSSPRISLELPEATVESIGMATLKLLEIIRDLPEPPKFLYPSSSEIFGSPTHTPQDELTPLRPTTPYGAAKEFSHQMCSIYRIAYGLKTCSAILYNHESPRRGPQFVTQKIARGVAQIKKGKQRKLTLGALTGRRDWGWAPDYVKGMWLMLQAETVDDFILATGVTHTVKDLVETAFKVLDLNWKDYVEHDPSLIKVVEPNHPCGNPGKAKRILGWENSVPFPLIIEKMVKAELDKLG
- a CDS encoding FtsX-like permease family protein, producing the protein MKIFLLILKHSLRHFSRHKTLTLLNILGVALGISVFVSIKITNSSANSSFRSSIDLVSGKANFTIDGHGTPFSDSLYPTILEQPQILAATPIIEKIITLPNHPGEHLRFLGIDPISNKPFNTFLIQPTDNSSEAQPFFTQPNAIILSKTLAKRLNLKIGQTLETKFGGRRHAFMLHKTIDFSQDSVSSNENIALIDIAHAQSLFGLTKPEGKLHRIDCLVKGKGKDLISNIQLLKEQLSDHLPPHVTANSPKMRSEQAEKMIGAFQLNLLALSMIALMVGMFLIYNTVAVSVIQRRTEIGILRALGLQRYEIQSLFILEAVIAGIPGILIGIIGGYWLSQYLVTGVSKSITSLYMILQMESAQIDSNNILITILTGLLAIILAAWLPAREASRVEPVQAINFGHLRQKTKLAILRFTNIGIGLLILATLTGWVSVNSRLPWLSFVCSFCALLGLAFLVPICCNSIHHIYSALSKKLTSHHPILNLGHQFFISSLHRHAISISALVSALSMMIGMSIMIYSFRETVTSWIDRTIQADIYVTSIANIELNTPNPLPDNTIQAVRKNSNIKELNTYREIKIPYPPNSDENMMTQVSATNLEIMNEYHPPRILSSISDNPLKRAVEGNSVFISDTFAKRFSHQPGDTLTLHTPSGIKSPKVIAIYNDYDTEQGVILMDIQLFHNWWQTDDVNSLAIYLHDTSESQKTQIKLRERLSSQGNFVTFSNHQLRTKAMHIFDQTFSVTYILRFIALLVAGLGIFLTLYLLASERSREIGIIRSTGGARMQVIHIILIEASHIAIVGSFLGLIGGFLLAYILDNVVNVAFFRWTIEWHTPWSVIMQTPFWVLVIALVAALYPAYKAAHLDIATALRSE
- a CDS encoding ABC transporter ATP-binding protein — encoded protein: MVRVEKACKKYSATVATSEPITALDHISLNIPTGEFLAIMGPSGCGKSTLLHCLGGLDRLDEGSIFIEDKDITNLTDSQITELRRKSIGFVFQFFNLLPTLTVEENIFLPLQLSSNFDHKKRNFALSLIEQVKLSDRRHHQLHQLSGGQMQRAALIRALVHSPKLLLADEPTGNLDSHSSHQIVSLFKKLGKKFNTTIIMVTHSKEIADTAHRTVHMQDGRIVD